DNA sequence from the Gopherus evgoodei ecotype Sinaloan lineage unplaced genomic scaffold, rGopEvg1_v1.p scaffold_31_arrow_ctg1, whole genome shotgun sequence genome:
CCTCAACTGCTGTAAACTGGCTTAGATCCACTGACTCCAAAGGAGCTATGGCcgattgaccccagctgggatctggccccattgaccccaatggagctacggctcattgaccccagctgggatctggccccattgaccccaatggagctacggctcattgaccccagctgggatctggccccattgactccaatggagctacggccgattgaccccagctgggatctggccccattgaccccaatggagctacgccccattgaccccagctgggatctggccccattgactccaatggagctacggccgattgaccccagctgggatctggccccattgaccccaatggagctacggctcattgaccccagctgggatctggccccattgactccaatggagctacggccgaTTGACCCTAGCTGGGATCTGGCTccattgaccccaatggagctacggccgattgaccccagctgggatctggccccattgactccaatggagctatggccaattgaccccagctgggatctggccacattcattttccaaaaaaaattaattaatttttgatgtacagaagagccacaaaaaacTCTTCATTTAATGGCAAACAAATCGTTTCATTAACATTCAGTATTTTATGTTATATTATAATATTTCATTGTGATTTGAAGTACATCTGTAACAgtttgaaaagaaaaggaaaggaaacatttcaaaaggaaaaaaaatgccaTTGTATCCCAGTGTTTTCAAATGCAAagttttttcagaatattttttttgaaaTGAATGAAAACCCCCCCAAATTTGTGGGACGCTTTGGAGTTGTTGAACCTGAGCTGTCCACTAACAATAGTATCGGATGAAAATTTTCCCCCAAGAGACTCCAAAAACCCTTGACAGCCCGTTAACGAGGTCTCCTTCAAGAGCCTCCACCTCCATTCCAAGCTGAGCCCAACCTCAACCCCTCCCTCTACACCTCAGCAGCTCATACTTTGGGGGGACTCAATGGTGCCCCATCCCGACACACTGCATCGTGTTCCAGGAGAAGGACAACGGGTAGCCAGGTTGATTGTGTTCACGTAGCTGTTGAGGAGAGCGGGCTTATCCAACTCCAGAAGCATGAAGTCGTTGTCACGAAGACGGAGGTTATACTCGGGGTGCACAAAGAAGTTGCGGATTCTTCGTATCTGTTCTGTGGGTTCTTTCATCCACAGATTATAATCCCCCAGATGCACCCGCAGGGAACTGCATggagagaggacaaaggaagAGATCAATGGGTGACTATTCAAAGGTCATATCGGACAAGGAACTAGGACTGGGCCGATAATGGATTTTCGATGCTGGAGTAGCTTTCGAGATCTTGTCATCTTAGTTCTCCAAgaactcagtttgactccagTCTCGTCCGATCTTGTGTTTTTCTTGGCATATACTGGCATACACTCCACAGAATTGATCAGAGTCATGAGTAAGGGGTGGCTATGGGGCATACTACAGATCCAAAGAATACAAGTATtggttactttacatacaagtTTAACTATGTTCTGATGCATGCGTCCTCCATTTTACCTGAAATCATGCACTTTATGGTTTGTCCGGTTATTTTCAGGCCCAATTCCTCTACATATCATGCTTTGTTCTCATGCCACAGGTTCACAGCACATTTTGGTGACATTATTGTTTCTTGCACCTGGTTTTACAGAGCTGAAATGAATAATTTGATGACTTCACCCTTAATTTGTGGGACACTTTGGTGTTATCAAAGCTgcagttttcaccaaaaatcgTTAATTCCTTCTCCTTGGCTTTTGGGTATGGTGACCACACATCCCAATAATATCGGGAttgtcccaatattaggggctttttcttatatatgcaaATATACCCCGCCCCTGAAAAAAAGTGTCCTGGTTTTCCACACTTGCTATCTCCTCACCCACTTTTATGACCAACttaatttagttatttttcttttcccttgtcCTGGGTCACTGTGGCCTGCTCATACCAAGCTAAGCCAACATGTAGGAGCACTGAGAATTTCAAAGAGGCAAATCTGAATCTAAGAGTTTTGTGCTTTCCAGCGAATTGAAAAATCGGGTGGCAATAGTTTGTTTCAGCTGTtgcaaaatatttctgaaaataaacTAACAGGGCCCTTTGAAAGAATAAGTTGCGAATGGAAAATGGAAAAGTTTAAAGAATGCCGACACGAGACATTGTGATTTTTAACGTATTATTTATgccttttactttgtttttccaAATACAACAAAGAGACCAGCTTCGTCGTAACACACAAAGAGAGTTAggagaaaaggaggggaggggaaggacagaTCTATCTgcaggtctttaaaccacgatttgaggatttcaataactcacacataggttaggggtttgttacaggagtggctgggagagattctgtggcctgcgttgcgcaggaggtcagactagatgatcacaatggtcccttctgaccttaaagtctatgagtctatgaggagctGCAGAATTACAGAACTCAAAAAAAGCAGCTTGAATTGCTTTCAGTTTTTCAGACACGTCCCTTCTGTGTGTTTGTTcgagggcttaaattctcatcgAGTATTTCCcggagctccccacagcccccctccatTCGGGGATTCAGGCTTCACCTGTGGGATGGGGGCACTTGGGCTTGTCAATTCAGCGCTCTGGGAGGCGCCTGGACTCAAAGCTTCAGCCCTGATGCGCCActgctctgggctcctggcttcagcTACAGAGCCCaacagaccccctgaaaccagcGGGGGGCCGCAGATCTCCATGGTTGAGAACCAAGAGCATCAGGCTAGAGTCAAGGGGAAACATTTCCTAGAGCTCCGCTCCATTCCATCAGCTGCTAGAGCACCTGCACATGACCTGCCAGTGAGATGCTAAAGAGTCTGATGCTGGCGAGCCTAGGAGGGAGTTTCCCTCTGCGCACGCTGCTGGGGAGAGTGTTGCTGGCATGCAGAGGCACATGTGAACAAGGATGCTGGAAAACCGCAGAGGAtgcagagaagaaccacaaaaatgatttgagggctggagaaaatggagGAGGATAGGGCTAGGGATTTAGAGGGTGCAGGGGGAGACCTGGGCATGGATGGGGGACACCAAGGGAGAAGATAAGGACTGGGGATGTGTGTTACTCCCATGCatctccctctttccctccaccTCCGCAGTGACTTACCTGATCCGTCTGCTGCAGTGCGCAGCAGTTAGGACCCACTTCGGGGCTATCAGGCTCCCACCACAGTAGATGCGACCGTTCCTCAGGAGAGCCACCTGGTAGGGCCGGGAGCCATTGCGGCAGTCTCTCCCGCCAATGATTCGGGCTCCCTCTGAGTCTGAGTCTGCAATGGAGAGTGGCAAACAGCAGCTgaaagcagggcagggggcggggtgggcaGCAGTCATATCCAGATTGATTGGCTGGTGGCaagatcagggccgcccagaggattcagggggcatgggacaaagtgggggagctgcggcgctagtactcacccggcggcagtccgggtctttggcggcattttggcgacatggggcccttcagtcgctccgtgtcttcggcagcactgaaggaccacCCGCCGTTGAAATGCCAcccaagacccagactgccgctgGGCCAGGGCCCGTGGGGCCACTGCGGGgcccagggtctggggcaaattgccccacttgccccccccaggcagccctgggcaAGATGACCATGAGCCACTGCTCACGTGTGGCCTTGCAAATGCAGAAGGCGATCCGAGGTTGTACCAGGTGACGTAGTGTAAAAcgggggggggatagctcagtggtttgagcattggccttctaaatcCAGGgtagtgagttcaatccttcacggggccatttagggaactgaggtaaaaatctgtctgtctgctttgagcagggagttggactagatacctcctgaggtcccttccaaccttgatattctatgattctatgaggtatttccagtagggaCAGGGAGGCATTAATGCCACTGGGAAAACCTCCAATTCCAATCACCTGTGTTCCAGAAAGAGGAATTCCAACTGGAACAGGTGTTGAAGAAGGAGCTAGGATTATCATGGGAATAGAGAGCTGCTCTTACAAGGAGAGACAGAAGAGCTCAGCTGGTTTAACCTAAAAGGAAGGCTAAGCCAGCATCTGATTGTTCTCTCTAAATACAGGGtgagggtgtgggtgtgggtgtgagggggcaccagggagggagaagatctGTAGGAGATGGAGATccagtgttggcacaagaacaaatgagcaTAAGCACCATGGATAAATCTAGGCTGAGATTAGAAGACAGTTACTAACCATCACAGGAAGTAAGTTGTGGAACAGGAGTGGGAGGCAAAAAACCTCTTGAGTTTGAAGCTGGAGCTCGATACACTTCTACGACCAAGTTGTCCATGGTAGTAGGGACTGGTTATTATGACCCAGGAGGATCCTTCATTTTTTAATGCTCAAACAATATTCCAAccactttttaaagtgcttttaaaGTGCTGCCTTggcagcagggacttgaaattttgcAAGGGAATAGCCCTGGAGTCAAGGAGGTACCTTTTGTTGTTCTCATGAAAATTCACTTTGATTTGATCAAATTATAAACCTCTTGAAATCACAATTTACACATGTTCAGGAGAACAGGGGGTTGATCAGTGACTTCTGTTTCTAGGCTTTACTGcaatcataggcaccaactttccctcTGCCCGGTGGATGCTCGATCTCCACCCCGCCACTGGTTCTgcctctgcccccgcccctgccctgcctcttccctcccctgcacagTCTCTCACCCTGCACCCATTTGACCCCTTCCCtaaagtccctgcccctgccatgcctCTTCTTTGCCTTCTCCTCTGAGCGTGCTGCATCCCtactcctcctgctccctcccagaaagtcttaAGTGCCACCAAACTGCTGTTAGGCGGAGGGGGagtgggaagcgctgggagggagggggaggagtgggggagcaCAGCACGCTCcgggggtgggagaaggaggtgagggtgggggaccttggctgctggtggatgcGGAGCACCCaaatttttttccctgtgggtgctccagccctggagcacccatggagtcagtgcccaTGACCACAATAcaaattgtgacaaagttcctcctctgccttggtggatcTTATGCTTTccggcagatttgctcacctcagaggttcacggcagccctcagtttggccacttttgctactggctcaaacctgccattcacttcatcactggccagcatgagggaagggaggagaataatctccacagtctctgttgtcccacctagtgggttggggacaggccagagaccttcccctctggtgggactcacagtccaggtcaactcctcttGTAACAAAtagggagctggggggatgggagggaacccgagcccgccctctactctgggttccagcccggGGGCCTGCAGATCACAGCTGTCTACaatgtctcctgtaacagctgtgtgacaactACAACTCTCTGGGCCACTTCTCCATGaccttcccccagcaccttctttgtcctcacctcAGGACCTTCTTCCTGATGCCTGATGGTGTTTGTATTCTTCAGTACTCCAGCAGCACGTCCTCCAACTTCCAGCTCCTTATGCGTTTCTCCCTAACTGAAGGGAGGTCTTTCTTTTAACCAGGTTCCCTGATTAGCCTACTTGCCTTAATTTGTTCTAGTAGCTTCCTAACTGGCTCATAAttaggtgtcctaattagcccacctaccttaattgattctagcaggttcctgattgttctcgaatagtccctgttattttacccagggaaaagggacctgcttaatctaGGGCTAGTGAATCTACCTTCCaccactctcctgtagccatctggcctgaccttgTCCCAAAATAAAAAACTGCCCAACTTTTTTGGATGGAACTTTTTCCCAtaggaaaatgccattttgtcaaaGCTGATAATTTCTGCGGGAATGTGTTGGTTGTGATgcacattctttaaaaaaagtttaaaacgaAACAGTCTCCTGTAAGGACTGGGCTCCACAatcaaactacatctcccatggtgccAGACAACCAGAGACTTCCATGATGCACTAACTTCTCCTCACCAAGTGGTGCATGGTGCTTCATGGGACAGGCAGTCTGACCAGAGCATTGACCATTACCAGAAATGGTCATgttgatttgttttttattttttcaataatgtttgtttccacattttttttaaaagaattaacaTTATATTTTGAAATGATGCTCTGTAaaagttatatatttttataaatgctTTAAATTTAATGACGTTGAAATCTCAgtgtaacagatttattttttttcccaaaaaacattttctattgtgagaaatttcaaaattctttctttctatcctgattcaggatgaaaacaGATTCTGAAATCATGGCTCCCAGCCTTCTCTACAAACAGTAAAGAATAATCAGATACAAGGACTGAATATATTAATTTCCTTTTGCAACCACTGAAATGGATAATGGGAGTGTTGGGAactttgctcttcctgagcaggAACCTGTCTTAAGCAATGTCTCTAAGATATTCCTGGAAGGGCCTGTGGTGAAACTGCTGAACCTTCTCACCCAACCCAACCTTGGCTTCTCGCTTGACTCTTTTTCCTACCTGCGGCTGCCCCGACTACCAGCATCGCGATGATCAGCAGCTCCATGGCAGTTGTGGCAATGGATACGGTTGGCGGAGTCACTGGCTTTCCTGCAGGGAAAGAGATCGAAAGGGAATTGTTGGCCATGGGCATCTTGAGGAGGACGGATGCTTCGCGGGAAAGGTGCATGGTTAGGATTCAGGAAAGCCACACGTGAGTCCCTCTTTTTTCACAGGCTCCCATGAGCAAGCAGTTTTTCTGCACCTCGGCTGCCCTGCCTGTAGCAGGAGATGACAGCACTGACTGATACGGGGAGGGGAAACACACTGATTGTCTGTTGGCAATGGGGGCCCAGTGTCCCCCAACTCAGCTCCATCTTCCACTTCCACCTGGTCCTAGATGCCCCCAGGGGCATGTTCCATGAAAAGATGTGATCTTTGAGAAGGATTTCCATGAGCTGGCCTGAGACCACCCTGCTGCCACTCGTTCCCTTTCTAACAATAACAGAGTAGACTGAAACCCCCGTAGCCAACTTAATAACAGAGAAATTAATAGACCTGAGGTGCTATCTGGGCCCCATTACGGTAGTACCCGAGCACCTCCCAATCTTTATCCTATTTATCCCCACAACTCCttggtgaggcagggcagggctatgaTCCCCATTGCAGAGATGGGGAAAGTCAGGCACAGAGCGGCGAAGTGATTGGGCGACAGCACCAGACCAGAGATTAGAAGCCATGTCTTCCAAGAACCAGCTGAGCAGGAAAACCGCCAAGTCATCCATCTTCATTGAGTGCCCCATTCCAGGCCACAATCCTCCCAATAACAGAGCAGAGCCCCCATTCTATCCCATCAATACCTCCAAAATGGAGTGATCCCACTGGCAGCCCATAATCACCCCAATAACCGCAAGATGCCGCAAGCCACCACTCTATGTTGCTCCTCAAACCAGAGTTATCTCCTTTCCATCCCAGTGCCCCAATGCCCTCAGCCAGGCATCCTGACACAGATGTTGGACTGGCCCTGCTTCACCTGTAGCTCCCGGTGGAGGCCCTCGGGAGTGGAAGAGGCTCCGGCAGTTGCGTCTTGGACAAAACTAAGGATACTCTGGGATGAGCCACTTTTTATACTAAGGAAATGGGCTGTCCCTGTGAGTCAACATGATTGACCTATCTGGGGAGCTTCCCCACATTTCTGCATCCAGACAACTCCCTCCACCCTCATGCTCCAGGAAGTTGTATCCGGGGGAGTTGCCAGCCTTTGTTCCCGACTCTGTCCTCTGCCGGGAATCCTGGCAGGAATTAGCCCTTGGAAAGGCACCTTCTCCATTGCCAAAAGCGACCTTGAACCTTCCACCTTCCTCATCCTCTTCCTGGTGTAAGGagactgttggccccttactaaaagTCAGTGGGGTTTtcggttggctagctcccagcactaaagggaaggggaagggtcgatgggaaatcaggaccctgagactgacagtccccatgcgcaatggggagaggccaatgctccaggccaatgagggagtcaggaggccaggggggtccTGTCCCCCCTGTGAGCTGGATTTGCCTGGGTCAGAccgagtggggctgagctaaggggagagcaggggcccgagctgagctggggagcacaGCCGGGCCGGCCAGAGaagcagagaagcagcccagggagcaagtcagtgctgggaggagaggtgcaggacccagagccagaggggccaggaaagcagcccagggcagcagcagccaccgCGCTGAGGCAGAGTTGAGCTGAGGCattgtggagctggagctgggactggggctggagcCATCCAAAGCCGgctgcggtgagcagctggggagagtgagggggaccctgggcagggggcccagctccgggagatgcccccagccaaggggcctggcaggtcagactgggagggggattgTCACTCTGATGGGAGGGGGctgacactgggaagaagggtcctgtcgcctagagcctgagagcgtgcggccactgccagagcaagtgtcgaACTGTGGCATCTGCACACCCAGGGATGTGTGAGGAACAGGCTGTGAACTGCCCTTACATCCCAGAGATGCTGGTTGCGATGTCCCCCTGTTACAGAGCAGGGTGACAGGTTTTCCTTTCACCTACCCATTTTccccctattttttttaatttgttgccgtttaataaattgtatttgctttgaactgtatgaaATGCTCAATGGGTCAGGGAAgtatccagtgcagagagagcaccccggagtggggacacccttgcgcctgccctaagtgaccacgACAAGGTTGGGGGTCGAGTCCCCCAGGAatgctgggcccagccttgtcggggttacgaggactctgccagacaggagatgGAAGGGGAGCCCCTGAGGTCAGGCAAGCCTCTGGGTAAAGGGCGTGGGAGTGAGAACTCAGATCCTTTCGTTAACCCATCTCATCGGAGTGGTGCATAAACCAGGAAAGTTTCCCACAATAGCaagaccattcccccgcttacaatGGTATCCTGACCCGGCCTGACTCTGCGTGTTGATCTGTGCTTCTGCTCTCAGGTTTGGTTCCTACCTCTGATCTGGTACCCAGACCCTGCTGCCTCACATTCGACTCTGGGTTTGCCCTCAGGCCTGCCTCAGACTCTGATCTCCCGGTACATGGCCCGGCCTGATTTCCCAACTCCTCCTTTGAATACTAGGTCAGACTGCCCACATTCTGCTCATGCAGAGGAGCGGAGCGGGCCGTAAAAGCAACTACTCAGCTGTGTTGCGGCTGCTGAGTTGCAGGCCTGCCTCTGTCCCAATGCAGAAATGACCCTCTGACAGCTGCTGGCTGCGTGCTGGTTGTTGACTAGGAGCTTCCAAACATCGCTGTCCCTCTCCCGTCGCCACAGGACTTGGACATGGACAGAGGCGGATTACTGCACAGGCCAACatggcccatgcccaggggcccaggccaATTTGTGGCACCTGAAAATTCCCCCCAAACCCAGCTGCAGCCCGGAGGCTGGAGTTGCTCTCACTCCCTGCTGTGGCTACAGGACACAAAGCTTCTCTCCACTCTCAGGACTGCAGTGGAGTGGGTGCGTGATGGAAATCAGCaagcgggggtggggagcagacatGGGAAAGGGGCAGAAGAGGGTGGGACTGTGGGCGGGGCCATAGGCAGAAGGGGCAGAactgcaggcagaagaggtggggtggggacaacTTTCTGGACCTGGGGTCCCCTCACTTGTTCcggcccagggccccaggagaCCTTAATCTGCATCTGGACATTGATGTGAGTATGGAAGACACCTGTGCGTGATTTCTTTAAATGTGGAGACAGGGGCGATGGAAGCACCCAAAAAGTGTGTGTCGTGGGGAGACCACTGGCATCTGTACCATGGCCCCACCCTGACCCCACCCTTTCATCTGAACCCCAGCCCCCACACCACCTCTCCCCCTGAGCCATCATCCCCAtaccacctcttctcccccaaaaCCCACCTCCCCACTCGCTCCTCTCCACCGTCACTCACCCTTATGGCCAGTAAAAAAATGGGAGGGTCATGGCCCCTTAGCCCCgcctgttccagtgcccctgcatGGAGATGCCGTTGCACACCAGGGTCCACATGGTGCTTGGCAGGATGAGGCTCTTCATCCAAACGCCAGGAAACCGAGGTGATTGGAGATCGCCATCATGCTGCAGCCTTCATCCGCCTTCACAGACATTGAGAGAAATTGTCTCTTTGTCCGCTTGCTGTGCTGTTGAGGAGTTATGGGAAACCCTCTACCAACTGAAATGGAGAAGGACCCTATGGGAAGGATCCCAGCATTACAAGACCCAATGAAGACAACAGAAAATGGAGAAACGGGAAAGGAGGC
Encoded proteins:
- the LOC115640407 gene encoding trypsin-3-like yields the protein MHLSREASVLLKMPMANNSLSISFPAGKPVTPPTVSIATTAMELLIIAMLVVGAAADSDSEGARIIGGRDCRNGSRPYQVALLRNGRIYCGGSLIAPKWVLTAAHCSRRISSLRVHLGDYNLWMKEPTEQIRRIRNFFVHPEYNLRLRDNDFMLLELDKPALLNSYVNTINLATRCPSPGTRCSVSGWGTIESPQRQFPAIMQCADLYSVSQTRCQATYRGRITENMFCAGVEQGGLSSCKGDSGGPLVCNGQLQGVVSWGKSVCALPGQPRVYANVCKAVQWVRSTIGRKCARSD